Proteins from a genomic interval of Lemur catta isolate mLemCat1 chromosome 17, mLemCat1.pri, whole genome shotgun sequence:
- the SIGLEC1 gene encoding sialoadhesin isoform X3, which translates to MGFLLQLLLLASLFPPGRALWGVSSPQEVPGVKGSCLLIPCVFSFPADVQLPDGITAIWYYDYWGKRQVVVHTGDPKLVEARFRDRAQLLGHPEHKVCNLLLRDLQPEDSGSYNFRFEISESNRWSDTKGTSVTVTEKPRVPTITSPAELLEGTQVDFNCSTPYACQPEQISLQWQGQDATRSVTSSLQNLEPTGITHVETLHMALSWQDHGRTLRCQLSVADHRTQDEIHLQVQYAPRGVEIFLSPSGRHILPGDLVTLTCQVNSSYPRVSSVKWLKDGEQLKADGLVLQLPRAAWSDAGVYTCQAGNGVGSSASPPLSLHVLMAEVQVSPAGPILENQTVTLVCSTPKEAPSNLRYNWYKNQVLLQDVHSPTLQLHPATRANTGFYFCEVGNAQGSERSGPVSVVVSHPPLAPDLTAFQETQMGLVGILHCSVVSEPQATLVLSHGGLILASTPGESDYSSRFRVFSAPNSLRLEIRDLEPADSGEYKCLATNSLGNATSTLDFHASVARVLLSPAAEVVEGQAVTLSCRSGLSPAPDTRVSWYLNGALLLEGPHGSLLLPAASSSDAGSYHCRAWDGHSASGPSSPAVLTVLYAPRQPTFTTRLDPDAAGAGAGRRGLLLCRVDSDPPALLRLLHNDRVVATSLPSGGGCSTCGGCSPRMKITRAPNLLRVEIGDPVLEDEGVYVCEASNTLGNASASATFNAQATVLVATPSDTLREGAEANLTCNVSREAAGSPANFSWFRNGVLWAQGPLETMTLLPVARTDAALYACRILTEAGAQLSAPVVLSVLYPPDPPKLSALLDVDQGHMVVFVCTVDSRPLAQLALFHGERLLATSLGPQLPSRGRLQAKAMANSLQLEVRELSLEDSGSYRCEATNVLGSANTSLFFKVRGAWVQVSPSPELREGQAVVLSCQVPTGIPEGTSYRWYRDGQPLQESTSATLRFPAITLAQAGAYHCQAQTPGSATTSLAAPVSLHVSYAPCQATLTALMDTGPGRLGLLLCRVDSDPPAQLRLTHGDRLVASTLQGVGELAGSSPRLQVAVAPNTLRLEIHKAVLEDEGVYTCEATNTLGNASASADFNAHDAPRNLRLTYLLESRGGQLALVLCTVDSHPPAQMALSRAGRLLASSTTASVPNTLRLELREPQPSDEGLYSCSAHSPLGQANTSLELRLEGVRVTLAPSATVPEGDPITVTCEDPAAQPPTLYAWYHNGRWLQEGPATSLSFPAATRAHAGAYSCQVQDAQGTRGSRPAALQVLYAPRDAVLSSFRDSRVRPRVVVQCTVDSEPPAELTLSQNGKVLAASYGVHNSASETGHVQVARNALQLQVQDVLTGGEDANAYVCTARNLLGSVSTSGRLQVEGVRVVAEPGLDVPEGTALNLSCHLLGGPGPMGNSTFAWFLNGRRLHSEPVPTLAFTHVARAQAGVYHCRAELPTGAAASAPVMLRVLYPPRTPTMTVFVEPEGGLQGILDCRVDSEPLASLTLHLGSRLVASSQPQGAPAEPHIHVSASPNMLRVDIEELRPSDQGEYVCSASNALGSASASTYFGARALDRLHLLQWLLWVLGLLAGVLFLLLGLGACYTWRRRRFHKLSTGENSVEMASQKETIQEDRVATSVMTQPVNVTEAVLGPACLCENSSVTSDFL; encoded by the exons ATGGGCTTCCTGCTGCAGCTTCTCCTCCTGGCCTCGCTCTTCCCGCCAG GGCGGGCCTTGTGGGGCGTCTCCAGCCCCCAGGAAGTGCCGGGCGTGAAGGGGTCTTGCCTGCTCATCCCCTGCGTCTTCAGCTTCCCTGCCGACGTGCAGCTGCCCGACGGCATCACAGCCATCTGGTACTACGACTACTGGGGCAAGCGGCAGGTGGTGGTCCACACAGGGGACCCCAAGCTGGTGGAGGCGCGCTTCCGCGACCGTGCCCAGCTGTTGGGGCACCCCGAGCACAAGGTGTGCAACCTGCTGCTGAGGGACCTGCAGCCCGAGGACTCCGGCTCCTACAACTTCCGCTTCGAGATCAGTGAGAGCAACCGCTGGTCAGATACGAAAGGCACCTCGGTCACGGTGACAG AGAAGCCCAGGGTGCCCACCATTACCTCCCCGGCAGAGCTGCTCGAGGGCACACAGGTGGACTTCAACTGCTCCACGCCCTACGCGTGCCAGCCAGAGCAGATCAGCCTGCAGTGGCAAGGCCAGGACGCCACTCGCTCTGTCACCTCCAGTCTCCAGAACCTGGAGCCCACTGGCATCACCCACGTGGAGACCCTCCACATGGCCCTGTCCTGGCAGGACCACGGCCGGACCCTGCGCTGCCAGCTCTCGGTGGCCGACCACAGGACTCAGGACGAGATTCACCTCCAAGTGCAGT ATGCCCCCAGGGGTGTGGAGATCTTCCTCAGCCCCTCGGGGCGCCACATCCTTCCAGGTGATCTGGTCACACTCACCTGCCAGGTGAACAGCAGCTACCCCAGGGTCAGTTCCGTTAAGTGGCTCAAGGATGGGGAGCAACTCAAAGCCGATGGTCTGGTGCTGCAGTTGCCCCGGGCAGCCTGGAGTGATGCTGGCGTCTACACCTGCCAAGCTGGGAATGGCGTGGGTTCTTCAGCCTCACCCCCCCTCAGCCTCCACGTCCTCA TGGCTGAGGTGCAGGTGAGCCCAGCAGGCCCCATCCTGGAGAACCAGACGGTGACATTGGTCTGCAGCACACCCAAAGAGGCGCCCAGCAATCTCCGCTACAACTGGTACAAGAACCAGGTCCTGCTGCAGGATGTCcactcccccaccctccagctgcACCCGGCCACCAGGGCCAACACCGGCTTCTACTTCTGCGAGGTGGGGAACGCCCAGGGCAGCGAGCGCTCAGGCCCTGTCAGCGTGGTGGTCAGCC ACCCTCCCCTCGCCCCGGACCTGACTGCCTTCCAGGAGACACAGATGGGGCTTGTGGGCATCCTTCACTGCTCCGTGGTCAGCGAGCCCCAAGCCACGCTGGTGCTGTCCCACGGGGGCCTTATCCTGGCCTCCACCCCTGGGGAGAGTGACTACAGTTCACGCTTCAGGGTCTTCTCCGCTCCCAACTCCCTGCGCCTGGAGATCCGAGACCTGGAACCAGCTGACAGCGGGGAGTACAAGTGCTTAGCCACCAACTCCCTTGGAAATGCGACCTCCACCCTGGACTTCCATGCCAGTG TGGCCCGCGTCCTCCTCAGCCCGGCAGCAGAGGTGGTGGAGGGGCAGGCGGTGACGCTGAGCTGCAGGAGCGGCCTGAGCCCCGCGCCGGACACCCGCGTCTCCTGGTACCTGAATGGAGCGCTGCTTCTCGAGGGGCCCCACGGCAGCCTCCTGCTCCCTGCGGCCTCCAGCAGCGACGCCGGCTCCTACCACTGCCGGGCCTGGGACGGCCACAGCGCCAGTGGCCCCTCGTCACCTGCCGTCCTCACCGTGCTCT ACGCTCCGCGCCAGCCCACGTTCACCACCCGGCTGGACCCTGACGCtgctggggccggggctgggcgaCGGGGCCTCCTCCTGTGCCGCGTGGACAGCgaccccccagccctgctgcggCTGCTCCACAACGACCGTGTTGTGGCCACTTCCCTGCCGTCGGGGGGTGGCTGCAGCACCTGTGGGGGCTGTTCCCCACGCATGAAGATCACCAGAGCCCCCAACTTGCTGCGTGTGGAGATTGGAGACCCGGTGCTGGAGGATGAGGGCGTGTACGTCTGTGAGGCCAGCAACACCCTGGGCAACGCCTCCGCCTCAGCCACCTTCAATGCCCAGG CCACAGTCCTGGTGGCCACACCGTCGGACACGCTGCGGGAGGGCGCAGAGGCCAACCTGACCTGCAACGTGAGCCGGGAAGCCGCTGGCAGCCCCGCCAACTTCTCCTGGTTCCGGAATGGGGTGCTGTGGGCTCAGGGCCCCCTGGAGACCATGACACTGCTGCCCGTGGCCAGGACTGACGCTGCCCTCTACGCTTGCCGAATCCTCACCGAGGCTGGTGCCCAGCTGTCTGCTCCCGTGGTCCTGAgtgtcctct ATCCCCCAGACCCTCCAAAGCTGTCGGCCTTGCTGGATGTAGACCAGGGCCACATGGTTGTGTTTGTCTGCACCGTGGACAGTCGCCCCCTTGCCCAGCTGGCCCTGTTCCATGGGGAGCGCCTCCTGGCCACCAGCCTGGGACCCCAGCTCCCATCTCGTGGCCGGCTCCAGGCCAAGGCCATGGCCAACTCCCTGCAGCTAGAGGTCCGGGAACTGAGCCTTGAGGACTCTGGCAGCTACCGCTGCGAGGCCACAAATGTTCTTGGATCGGCCAACACCTCACTCTTCTTCAAAGTTCGAG GGGCCTGGGTTCAAGTGTCCCCATCACCTGAGCTCCGGGAGGGCCAGGCCGTGGTCCTGAGCTGCCAGGTACCCACAGGAATCCCTGAGGGCACCTCATACCGCTGGTATCGGGATGGCCAGCCACTCCAGGAGTCGACCTCAGCCACGCTCCGCTTCCCAGCCATAACTTTGGCACAAGCTGGGGCCTACCACTGCCAAGCCCAGACCCCAGGCTCGGCCACCACGAGCCTGGCCGCCCCCGTCAGCCTCCACGTGTCCT ATGCCCCATGCCAGGCCACACTTACCGCCCTGATGGACACAGGCCCTGGGCGCCTGGGCCTCCTCCTGTGCCGTGTGGACAGCGACCCTCCAGCACAGCTGCGGCTGACCCACGGGGACCGCCTCGTGGCCTCCACCCTACAAGGTGTGGGGGAGCTTGCAGGCAGCTCTCCCCGGTTGCAGGTGGCTGTGGCCCCCAACACACTGCGCCTGGAGATCCACAAGGCGGTGCTGGAGGATGAGGGGGTCTACACCTGTGAGGCCACCAACACCCTGGGCAATGCCTCTGCCTCGGCCGACTTCAATGCCCAcg ACGCGCCCCGCAACCTGCGTCTGACCTACCTCCTGGAGAGCCGTGGTGGGCAGCTGGCCCTGGTACTATGCACTGTGGACAGCCATCCACCTGCCCAGATGGCCCTCAGCCGTGCTGGCCGCCTCCTGGCCTCCTCGACTACAGCCTCTGTCCCCAATACCCTGCGCCTGGAGCTGCGGGAACCACAGCCCAGTGATGAGGGTCTCTACAGCTGCTCCGCCCACAGCCCTTTGGGCCAGGCCAACACGTCCCtggagctgaggctggagg GCGTGCGAGTGACTCTGGCTCCATCGGCTACCGTGCCTGAGGGGGACCCCATCACAGTGACCTGCGAGGACCCTGCTGCCCAGCCACCCACCCTCTATGCCTGGTACCACAACGGCCGTTGGCTGCAGGAGGGGCCTGCCACCTCGCTCTCGTTCCCGGCGGCTACACGGGCCCACGCAGGCGCCTACTCCTGCCAGGTGCAGGATGCACAGGGCACCCGTGGCTCCCGGCCTGCTGCCCTGCAAGTCCTCT ATGCCCCTCGGGATGCTGTCCTGTCCTCCTTCCGGGACTCGAGGGTGAGGCCCAGGGTCGTGGTACAGTGCACTGTGGACAGCGAGCCACCTGCTGAgctgaccctgtctcaaaatggCAAGGTGCTGGCTGCTAGCTATGGGGTCCACAACTCTGCATCGGAGACGGGCCACGTCCAGGTGGCCCGCAATGCCCTGCAGTTGCAGGTGCAAGATGTGCTCACAGGTGGTGAGGATGCCAACGCCTATGTTTGCACAGCCCGAAACTTGCTGGGCTCAGTCAGCACCAGCGGCCGGCTGCAGGTGGAAG GTGTTCGTGTGGTGGCGGAGCCAGGCCTGGACGTGCCTGAGGGCACAGCACTGAACCTGAGCTGCCACCTCCTTGGTGGCCCTGGGCCCATGGGCAACTCCACCTTTGCGTGGTTCCTGAATGGCCGGCGACTGCACTCAGAGCCTGTGCCCACACTCGCCTTCACCCACGTGGCCCGTGCCCAAGCCGGGGTGTACCACTGCCGGGCTGAGCTCCCCACTGGGGCTGCCGCCTCTGCTCCAGTCATGCTCCGTGTGCTCT aCCCTCCCAGGACGCCCACCATGACGGtctttgtggagcctgagggagGCCTCCAGGGCATCCTGGACTGCCGAGTGGACAGCGAGCCCCTTGCCAGCCTGACCCTCCACCTTGGCAGTCGGCTGGTGGCCTCCAGCCAGCCCCAGGGTGCTCCTGCAGAGCCCCACATCCACGTCTCTGCCTCCCCCAATATGCTGAGGGTGGACATCGAGGAGCTGAGGCCCAGTGACCAGGGGGAATACGTGTGCTCTGCCTCCAATGCCCTGGGCTCGGCCTCTGCTTCCACCTACTTTGGGGCCAGAG CCCTGGACCGCCTGCACCTGCTGCAGTGGCTGCTCTGGGTCCTGGGGCTGCTGGCGGGGGTCCTGTTCCTGCTGTTGGGCCTGGGCGCCTGCTACACCTGGAG AAGGAGGCGTTTTCACAAGCTGAGCACGGGCGAGAATTCGGTGGAGATGGCTTCTCAGAAAGAGACCATACAG GAGGACAGAGTTGCCACGTCTGTGATGACTCAGCCTGTGAACGTGACCGAAGCAGTGTTGGGTCCTGCCTGCCTCTGTGAAAACAGCTCTGTGACATCTGACTTTTTATGA
- the SIGLEC1 gene encoding sialoadhesin isoform X1 — translation MGFLLQLLLLASLFPPGRALWGVSSPQEVPGVKGSCLLIPCVFSFPADVQLPDGITAIWYYDYWGKRQVVVHTGDPKLVEARFRDRAQLLGHPEHKVCNLLLRDLQPEDSGSYNFRFEISESNRWSDTKGTSVTVTEKPRVPTITSPAELLEGTQVDFNCSTPYACQPEQISLQWQGQDATRSVTSSLQNLEPTGITHVETLHMALSWQDHGRTLRCQLSVADHRTQDEIHLQVQYAPRGVEIFLSPSGRHILPGDLVTLTCQVNSSYPRVSSVKWLKDGEQLKADGLVLQLPRAAWSDAGVYTCQAGNGVGSSASPPLSLHVLMAEVQVSPAGPILENQTVTLVCSTPKEAPSNLRYNWYKNQVLLQDVHSPTLQLHPATRANTGFYFCEVGNAQGSERSGPVSVVVSHPPLAPDLTAFQETQMGLVGILHCSVVSEPQATLVLSHGGLILASTPGESDYSSRFRVFSAPNSLRLEIRDLEPADSGEYKCLATNSLGNATSTLDFHASVARVLLSPAAEVVEGQAVTLSCRSGLSPAPDTRVSWYLNGALLLEGPHGSLLLPAASSSDAGSYHCRAWDGHSASGPSSPAVLTVLYAPRQPTFTTRLDPDAAGAGAGRRGLLLCRVDSDPPALLRLLHNDRVVATSLPSGGGCSTCGGCSPRMKITRAPNLLRVEIGDPVLEDEGVYVCEASNTLGNASASATFNAQATVLVATPSDTLREGAEANLTCNVSREAAGSPANFSWFRNGVLWAQGPLETMTLLPVARTDAALYACRILTEAGAQLSAPVVLSVLYPPDPPKLSALLDVDQGHMVVFVCTVDSRPLAQLALFHGERLLATSLGPQLPSRGRLQAKAMANSLQLEVRELSLEDSGSYRCEATNVLGSANTSLFFKVRGAWVQVSPSPELREGQAVVLSCQVPTGIPEGTSYRWYRDGQPLQESTSATLRFPAITLAQAGAYHCQAQTPGSATTSLAAPVSLHVSYAPCQATLTALMDTGPGRLGLLLCRVDSDPPAQLRLTHGDRLVASTLQGVGELAGSSPRLQVAVAPNTLRLEIHKAVLEDEGVYTCEATNTLGNASASADFNAHAVSVQVWPGATVQEGQLVNLTCLVWTTRLAQLTYTWDQDGQQRPGARSILLPNVTVTDAASYRCGVGPPGQAPRLSRSVTLDVLYAPRNLRLTYLLESRGGQLALVLCTVDSHPPAQMALSRAGRLLASSTTASVPNTLRLELREPQPSDEGLYSCSAHSPLGQANTSLELRLEGVRVTLAPSATVPEGDPITVTCEDPAAQPPTLYAWYHNGRWLQEGPATSLSFPAATRAHAGAYSCQVQDAQGTRGSRPAALQVLYAPRDAVLSSFRDSRVRPRVVVQCTVDSEPPAELTLSQNGKVLAASYGVHNSASETGHVQVARNALQLQVQDVLTGGEDANAYVCTARNLLGSVSTSGRLQVEGVRVVAEPGLDVPEGTALNLSCHLLGGPGPMGNSTFAWFLNGRRLHSEPVPTLAFTHVARAQAGVYHCRAELPTGAAASAPVMLRVLYPPRTPTMTVFVEPEGGLQGILDCRVDSEPLASLTLHLGSRLVASSQPQGAPAEPHIHVSASPNMLRVDIEELRPSDQGEYVCSASNALGSASASTYFGARALDRLHLLQWLLWVLGLLAGVLFLLLGLGACYTWRRRRFHKLSTGENSVEMASQKETIQEDRVATSVMTQPVNVTEAVLGPACLCENSSVTSDFL, via the exons ATGGGCTTCCTGCTGCAGCTTCTCCTCCTGGCCTCGCTCTTCCCGCCAG GGCGGGCCTTGTGGGGCGTCTCCAGCCCCCAGGAAGTGCCGGGCGTGAAGGGGTCTTGCCTGCTCATCCCCTGCGTCTTCAGCTTCCCTGCCGACGTGCAGCTGCCCGACGGCATCACAGCCATCTGGTACTACGACTACTGGGGCAAGCGGCAGGTGGTGGTCCACACAGGGGACCCCAAGCTGGTGGAGGCGCGCTTCCGCGACCGTGCCCAGCTGTTGGGGCACCCCGAGCACAAGGTGTGCAACCTGCTGCTGAGGGACCTGCAGCCCGAGGACTCCGGCTCCTACAACTTCCGCTTCGAGATCAGTGAGAGCAACCGCTGGTCAGATACGAAAGGCACCTCGGTCACGGTGACAG AGAAGCCCAGGGTGCCCACCATTACCTCCCCGGCAGAGCTGCTCGAGGGCACACAGGTGGACTTCAACTGCTCCACGCCCTACGCGTGCCAGCCAGAGCAGATCAGCCTGCAGTGGCAAGGCCAGGACGCCACTCGCTCTGTCACCTCCAGTCTCCAGAACCTGGAGCCCACTGGCATCACCCACGTGGAGACCCTCCACATGGCCCTGTCCTGGCAGGACCACGGCCGGACCCTGCGCTGCCAGCTCTCGGTGGCCGACCACAGGACTCAGGACGAGATTCACCTCCAAGTGCAGT ATGCCCCCAGGGGTGTGGAGATCTTCCTCAGCCCCTCGGGGCGCCACATCCTTCCAGGTGATCTGGTCACACTCACCTGCCAGGTGAACAGCAGCTACCCCAGGGTCAGTTCCGTTAAGTGGCTCAAGGATGGGGAGCAACTCAAAGCCGATGGTCTGGTGCTGCAGTTGCCCCGGGCAGCCTGGAGTGATGCTGGCGTCTACACCTGCCAAGCTGGGAATGGCGTGGGTTCTTCAGCCTCACCCCCCCTCAGCCTCCACGTCCTCA TGGCTGAGGTGCAGGTGAGCCCAGCAGGCCCCATCCTGGAGAACCAGACGGTGACATTGGTCTGCAGCACACCCAAAGAGGCGCCCAGCAATCTCCGCTACAACTGGTACAAGAACCAGGTCCTGCTGCAGGATGTCcactcccccaccctccagctgcACCCGGCCACCAGGGCCAACACCGGCTTCTACTTCTGCGAGGTGGGGAACGCCCAGGGCAGCGAGCGCTCAGGCCCTGTCAGCGTGGTGGTCAGCC ACCCTCCCCTCGCCCCGGACCTGACTGCCTTCCAGGAGACACAGATGGGGCTTGTGGGCATCCTTCACTGCTCCGTGGTCAGCGAGCCCCAAGCCACGCTGGTGCTGTCCCACGGGGGCCTTATCCTGGCCTCCACCCCTGGGGAGAGTGACTACAGTTCACGCTTCAGGGTCTTCTCCGCTCCCAACTCCCTGCGCCTGGAGATCCGAGACCTGGAACCAGCTGACAGCGGGGAGTACAAGTGCTTAGCCACCAACTCCCTTGGAAATGCGACCTCCACCCTGGACTTCCATGCCAGTG TGGCCCGCGTCCTCCTCAGCCCGGCAGCAGAGGTGGTGGAGGGGCAGGCGGTGACGCTGAGCTGCAGGAGCGGCCTGAGCCCCGCGCCGGACACCCGCGTCTCCTGGTACCTGAATGGAGCGCTGCTTCTCGAGGGGCCCCACGGCAGCCTCCTGCTCCCTGCGGCCTCCAGCAGCGACGCCGGCTCCTACCACTGCCGGGCCTGGGACGGCCACAGCGCCAGTGGCCCCTCGTCACCTGCCGTCCTCACCGTGCTCT ACGCTCCGCGCCAGCCCACGTTCACCACCCGGCTGGACCCTGACGCtgctggggccggggctgggcgaCGGGGCCTCCTCCTGTGCCGCGTGGACAGCgaccccccagccctgctgcggCTGCTCCACAACGACCGTGTTGTGGCCACTTCCCTGCCGTCGGGGGGTGGCTGCAGCACCTGTGGGGGCTGTTCCCCACGCATGAAGATCACCAGAGCCCCCAACTTGCTGCGTGTGGAGATTGGAGACCCGGTGCTGGAGGATGAGGGCGTGTACGTCTGTGAGGCCAGCAACACCCTGGGCAACGCCTCCGCCTCAGCCACCTTCAATGCCCAGG CCACAGTCCTGGTGGCCACACCGTCGGACACGCTGCGGGAGGGCGCAGAGGCCAACCTGACCTGCAACGTGAGCCGGGAAGCCGCTGGCAGCCCCGCCAACTTCTCCTGGTTCCGGAATGGGGTGCTGTGGGCTCAGGGCCCCCTGGAGACCATGACACTGCTGCCCGTGGCCAGGACTGACGCTGCCCTCTACGCTTGCCGAATCCTCACCGAGGCTGGTGCCCAGCTGTCTGCTCCCGTGGTCCTGAgtgtcctct ATCCCCCAGACCCTCCAAAGCTGTCGGCCTTGCTGGATGTAGACCAGGGCCACATGGTTGTGTTTGTCTGCACCGTGGACAGTCGCCCCCTTGCCCAGCTGGCCCTGTTCCATGGGGAGCGCCTCCTGGCCACCAGCCTGGGACCCCAGCTCCCATCTCGTGGCCGGCTCCAGGCCAAGGCCATGGCCAACTCCCTGCAGCTAGAGGTCCGGGAACTGAGCCTTGAGGACTCTGGCAGCTACCGCTGCGAGGCCACAAATGTTCTTGGATCGGCCAACACCTCACTCTTCTTCAAAGTTCGAG GGGCCTGGGTTCAAGTGTCCCCATCACCTGAGCTCCGGGAGGGCCAGGCCGTGGTCCTGAGCTGCCAGGTACCCACAGGAATCCCTGAGGGCACCTCATACCGCTGGTATCGGGATGGCCAGCCACTCCAGGAGTCGACCTCAGCCACGCTCCGCTTCCCAGCCATAACTTTGGCACAAGCTGGGGCCTACCACTGCCAAGCCCAGACCCCAGGCTCGGCCACCACGAGCCTGGCCGCCCCCGTCAGCCTCCACGTGTCCT ATGCCCCATGCCAGGCCACACTTACCGCCCTGATGGACACAGGCCCTGGGCGCCTGGGCCTCCTCCTGTGCCGTGTGGACAGCGACCCTCCAGCACAGCTGCGGCTGACCCACGGGGACCGCCTCGTGGCCTCCACCCTACAAGGTGTGGGGGAGCTTGCAGGCAGCTCTCCCCGGTTGCAGGTGGCTGTGGCCCCCAACACACTGCGCCTGGAGATCCACAAGGCGGTGCTGGAGGATGAGGGGGTCTACACCTGTGAGGCCACCAACACCCTGGGCAATGCCTCTGCCTCGGCCGACTTCAATGCCCAcg cggTGAGCGTGCAGGTGTGGCCCGGGGCCACCGTGCAGGAAGGGCAGCTGGTGAACCTGACCTGTCTGGTATGGACCACCCGCCTGGCCCAGCTCACCTACACGTGGGACCAGGATGGGCAGCAGCGCCCAGGTGCCCGCTCCATCCTCCTGCCCAACGTCACGGTCACAGATGCTGCCTCCTACCGCTGTGGTGTGGGGCCCCCTGGCCAGGCACCCCGCCTCTCCAGATCTGTCACCCTGGACGTGCTCT ACGCGCCCCGCAACCTGCGTCTGACCTACCTCCTGGAGAGCCGTGGTGGGCAGCTGGCCCTGGTACTATGCACTGTGGACAGCCATCCACCTGCCCAGATGGCCCTCAGCCGTGCTGGCCGCCTCCTGGCCTCCTCGACTACAGCCTCTGTCCCCAATACCCTGCGCCTGGAGCTGCGGGAACCACAGCCCAGTGATGAGGGTCTCTACAGCTGCTCCGCCCACAGCCCTTTGGGCCAGGCCAACACGTCCCtggagctgaggctggagg GCGTGCGAGTGACTCTGGCTCCATCGGCTACCGTGCCTGAGGGGGACCCCATCACAGTGACCTGCGAGGACCCTGCTGCCCAGCCACCCACCCTCTATGCCTGGTACCACAACGGCCGTTGGCTGCAGGAGGGGCCTGCCACCTCGCTCTCGTTCCCGGCGGCTACACGGGCCCACGCAGGCGCCTACTCCTGCCAGGTGCAGGATGCACAGGGCACCCGTGGCTCCCGGCCTGCTGCCCTGCAAGTCCTCT ATGCCCCTCGGGATGCTGTCCTGTCCTCCTTCCGGGACTCGAGGGTGAGGCCCAGGGTCGTGGTACAGTGCACTGTGGACAGCGAGCCACCTGCTGAgctgaccctgtctcaaaatggCAAGGTGCTGGCTGCTAGCTATGGGGTCCACAACTCTGCATCGGAGACGGGCCACGTCCAGGTGGCCCGCAATGCCCTGCAGTTGCAGGTGCAAGATGTGCTCACAGGTGGTGAGGATGCCAACGCCTATGTTTGCACAGCCCGAAACTTGCTGGGCTCAGTCAGCACCAGCGGCCGGCTGCAGGTGGAAG GTGTTCGTGTGGTGGCGGAGCCAGGCCTGGACGTGCCTGAGGGCACAGCACTGAACCTGAGCTGCCACCTCCTTGGTGGCCCTGGGCCCATGGGCAACTCCACCTTTGCGTGGTTCCTGAATGGCCGGCGACTGCACTCAGAGCCTGTGCCCACACTCGCCTTCACCCACGTGGCCCGTGCCCAAGCCGGGGTGTACCACTGCCGGGCTGAGCTCCCCACTGGGGCTGCCGCCTCTGCTCCAGTCATGCTCCGTGTGCTCT aCCCTCCCAGGACGCCCACCATGACGGtctttgtggagcctgagggagGCCTCCAGGGCATCCTGGACTGCCGAGTGGACAGCGAGCCCCTTGCCAGCCTGACCCTCCACCTTGGCAGTCGGCTGGTGGCCTCCAGCCAGCCCCAGGGTGCTCCTGCAGAGCCCCACATCCACGTCTCTGCCTCCCCCAATATGCTGAGGGTGGACATCGAGGAGCTGAGGCCCAGTGACCAGGGGGAATACGTGTGCTCTGCCTCCAATGCCCTGGGCTCGGCCTCTGCTTCCACCTACTTTGGGGCCAGAG CCCTGGACCGCCTGCACCTGCTGCAGTGGCTGCTCTGGGTCCTGGGGCTGCTGGCGGGGGTCCTGTTCCTGCTGTTGGGCCTGGGCGCCTGCTACACCTGGAG AAGGAGGCGTTTTCACAAGCTGAGCACGGGCGAGAATTCGGTGGAGATGGCTTCTCAGAAAGAGACCATACAG GAGGACAGAGTTGCCACGTCTGTGATGACTCAGCCTGTGAACGTGACCGAAGCAGTGTTGGGTCCTGCCTGCCTCTGTGAAAACAGCTCTGTGACATCTGACTTTTTATGA